In one window of Pseudobdellovibrionaceae bacterium DNA:
- a CDS encoding PilZ domain-containing protein: MTDEAKKFISRAPRYSLRPGDDQYFRYAFAGDRTHTFTTRFVNISMSGLAFITDLEHSPQMGDRIKVEFPIDTGEHVAWWARVIRIEEYIEKKKFPDPLNEEPPQVIVAVTFDHLPEGHHEAVRKSVEHKFAEISRRARQERMDQAFEYLEDNGKQLFIMVAALLFTAFALWWLAQPSDNYDPSIGTPWGERFRNSPSDNK, translated from the coding sequence ATGACCGACGAAGCAAAAAAGTTTATCTCCCGCGCGCCCAGGTACTCTCTCCGGCCTGGCGACGACCAGTATTTTAGATATGCCTTTGCCGGCGATCGGACCCACACCTTTACCACCCGATTTGTGAATATATCGATGTCGGGCCTGGCATTTATCACTGATCTAGAACATTCTCCGCAGATGGGAGATCGAATTAAGGTGGAGTTCCCCATCGATACGGGAGAGCATGTGGCTTGGTGGGCTCGAGTCATTCGAATTGAAGAGTACATTGAGAAGAAAAAATTCCCTGACCCTCTGAATGAGGAGCCACCTCAGGTCATCGTGGCCGTTACCTTTGATCACCTGCCCGAGGGTCACCACGAGGCCGTTCGCAAATCGGTAGAACATAAATTTGCGGAGATTTCGCGGCGAGCGCGACAAGAGCGCATGGATCAAGCTTTTGAATATCTCGAAGACAACGGGAAGCAACTTTTTATTATGGTCGCAGCCCTTTTGTTTACAGCCTTCGCCCTTTGGTGGCTGGCTCAGCCCTCAGACAACTATGACCCCTCTATCGGGACACCGTGGGGCGAGCGCTTTAGGAACTCGCCCAGCGACAACAAATAA
- a CDS encoding Type 1 glutamine amidotransferase-like domain-containing protein translates to MGKLWKQDKGPGETGPPESERVASTVANQVKLVMYSGGQLAANRQLHQGLMDLVGPKRKIRMTYIPYCHEGAAVYYSRFQRRYRGFGATDFHYLAPDQPITDQSLQKALSSDVIYLAGGNTFYFLKHLRKTGLLKRFKSFAQNGGVLAGLSAGAIILTPNIEMAHFPPYEVDDNDVGLKNLKGMNLVNFEFYPHYVNSKRMNEAMLMYSLISKYPVVACADGHGLIIDGNKRSFLGPANVFFKGKKLSL, encoded by the coding sequence TTGGGAAAATTATGGAAACAGGATAAAGGACCAGGTGAAACTGGACCTCCAGAGTCAGAAAGGGTGGCATCCACTGTGGCCAATCAGGTGAAGTTAGTAATGTATTCAGGCGGGCAATTGGCGGCAAACCGGCAATTGCACCAGGGCCTGATGGATCTCGTGGGTCCAAAGCGAAAAATCCGCATGACTTATATCCCTTACTGTCATGAGGGCGCCGCAGTTTATTACAGCCGTTTTCAGCGGCGCTATCGAGGATTTGGAGCCACGGACTTTCACTACCTGGCGCCAGATCAGCCGATCACCGACCAGTCTTTGCAAAAAGCCCTTTCCAGTGACGTCATTTACTTGGCTGGTGGCAATACATTTTATTTTTTAAAACATTTGCGAAAAACAGGGCTGTTGAAAAGGTTCAAAAGTTTTGCGCAAAATGGCGGAGTTTTAGCTGGTCTGAGTGCAGGGGCTATTATTTTAACACCCAACATAGAGATGGCGCACTTTCCCCCCTATGAGGTCGATGATAACGACGTGGGGCTTAAAAATCTGAAAGGGATGAATCTTGTTAATTTTGAATTTTATCCGCACTATGTGAACTCAAAACGCATGAACGAGGCCATGTTGATGTATTCATTGATCTCAAAATATCCGGTGGTGGCGTGTGCCGATGGCCATGGCCTGATTATTGACGGAAACAAGAGAAGTTTTTTGGGGCCAGCCAATGTGTTTTTTAAAGGCAAAAAACTGAGCCTTTGA
- a CDS encoding deoxyhypusine synthase family protein: MGPISQFIESHYHHFNAASLKQAAQGYKVHVESGKKMFVTLAGAMSTAELGRSLAEMIRQGKVHGISCTGANLEEDVFNLVAHSHYELIPNYRNLSDQAEWDLNQRHLNRVTDTCIPEHEAIRRIEGHILEMWIDASNKGESFFPHQYFYKVLLEGKLKDQYEIDPKNSWLLAAAEANLPIFVPGWEDSTLGNIFAARIMEGQIKPSCMKTGIDYMIELAKWYPEAAGNSGIGFFQIGGGIAGDFPICVVPMLEQDMEVKTPRWSYFCQISDSTTSYGSYSGAVPNEKISWGKLDMDTPKFIVESDASIVAPLVFAYVLGW, translated from the coding sequence ATGGGACCGATTAGCCAGTTTATTGAAAGTCACTACCACCATTTTAATGCGGCATCTCTTAAACAAGCCGCTCAAGGCTACAAGGTTCACGTTGAGTCTGGAAAAAAAATGTTTGTGACCCTTGCCGGTGCCATGAGCACGGCCGAGCTCGGCCGAAGTCTGGCCGAGATGATTCGCCAGGGCAAAGTCCATGGTATCTCATGCACAGGAGCGAATCTAGAAGAAGACGTGTTTAATTTAGTGGCCCACTCCCACTACGAACTGATTCCCAACTATCGAAACCTCTCCGACCAAGCCGAATGGGATTTGAATCAACGCCACCTCAATCGCGTGACGGATACTTGCATCCCTGAACACGAAGCTATTCGTCGAATCGAAGGACACATTTTAGAGATGTGGATAGACGCCTCTAACAAGGGCGAAAGCTTTTTTCCGCACCAATATTTTTATAAAGTGCTTCTGGAAGGTAAGCTCAAAGACCAATATGAAATTGACCCTAAAAACAGTTGGCTATTGGCGGCCGCCGAAGCCAATTTGCCTATTTTTGTTCCGGGCTGGGAAGATTCAACTCTAGGAAACATCTTTGCCGCCCGAATAATGGAAGGGCAAATCAAACCCTCTTGCATGAAAACCGGCATAGACTACATGATCGAACTGGCCAAGTGGTACCCTGAAGCCGCTGGCAATAGTGGCATTGGTTTTTTTCAAATCGGTGGCGGAATAGCCGGAGACTTTCCTATTTGCGTAGTTCCTATGCTTGAACAAGATATGGAAGTAAAAACTCCGCGGTGGAGCTACTTCTGCCAAATCAGTGATTCAACCACGAGCTATGGCTCTTATTCTGGCGCCGTACCCAATGAAAAGATCTCCTGGGGCAAACTAGATATGGATACACCGAAGTTTATAGTCGAATCCGACGCATCAATTGTGGCACCACTGGTTTTTGCCTACGTGCTCGGCTGGTAG
- a CDS encoding biotin transporter BioY has product MVRSQAWLKLDSCSIVTHLAVIGLGVVFVSALAQVKIFLPWTPVPITGQTFGVLSLALLLGRKNALITTGLYLLAGFLGAPIFAGGVGGFSVGPTFGYLVGMLAASIVVGTLADRGWSSRFSTALVATLVGHLLIFGFGLLVLSYFVPRSHLLGAGLWPFLPGAGVKSLLAALIVSRFR; this is encoded by the coding sequence ATGGTTCGAAGTCAAGCGTGGTTAAAATTAGATAGCTGCTCGATTGTGACTCATTTAGCAGTCATCGGTCTCGGCGTGGTTTTTGTCAGTGCCCTGGCACAAGTTAAAATATTTCTTCCATGGACTCCCGTGCCCATCACCGGCCAAACTTTTGGGGTTTTGAGCCTTGCCCTCTTGCTGGGGCGAAAAAATGCCCTCATCACAACGGGTCTCTATTTGTTGGCTGGCTTTTTGGGTGCGCCCATATTTGCTGGTGGTGTGGGTGGCTTTTCCGTCGGCCCCACCTTTGGATATTTAGTGGGCATGTTGGCCGCTTCTATTGTTGTGGGAACACTGGCCGACCGCGGATGGAGTTCTCGCTTTAGCACAGCTCTTGTGGCTACTCTGGTAGGGCACCTTTTGATTTTTGGTTTTGGACTTTTGGTGCTAAGCTATTTTGTACCCCGCAGTCATTTGCTTGGTGCGGGTCTATGGCCATTTTTGCCCGGAGCAGGAGTGAAGTCGCTGCTAGCTGCTTTGATTGTTTCTAGATTTCGTTAA
- a CDS encoding YceI family protein codes for MKIQWVSVLFLALFSSTVFASEQTVEFDLKKSSFKWSASKKVGDGHSGNIFLKSATGKVKDGKIVGGEFVMDMASFTVMDLTGDWKKKFMDHVKSGDFFEVEKYPTAKLVVEKQINDNTLQAQMTIKDKTLPVVVRFAKNGSLYLGTLKFDRTKFGITYGSANFFKLAADKVIKDEIILQFKVSEKAEDKKAAPTSKAG; via the coding sequence ATGAAAATTCAATGGGTTTCAGTTTTATTTTTAGCATTATTTTCGTCGACTGTGTTTGCCAGCGAGCAGACTGTGGAATTTGATCTTAAAAAAAGTAGCTTCAAGTGGTCAGCCTCAAAAAAAGTGGGCGACGGTCACTCTGGAAATATTTTTTTAAAGTCGGCCACCGGTAAAGTGAAAGATGGCAAAATCGTTGGTGGGGAGTTTGTGATGGACATGGCTTCTTTTACCGTGATGGATCTTACCGGAGACTGGAAAAAGAAATTTATGGACCACGTAAAAAGCGGTGACTTTTTCGAAGTTGAAAAATATCCCACGGCCAAACTGGTGGTTGAAAAGCAAATCAACGACAACACTTTGCAGGCACAAATGACAATAAAAGACAAAACCCTACCCGTGGTGGTTCGATTTGCTAAAAATGGATCTCTCTACTTGGGAACATTAAAATTTGACCGTACAAAATTTGGAATCACTTATGGTTCAGCAAACTTTTTTAAGCTGGCTGCCGACAAAGTGATTAAAGATGAAATCATTTTGCAATTTAAAGTGTCTGAAAAGGCCGAAGATAAAAAAGCCGCCCCAACAAGCAAAGCGGGTTAA
- a CDS encoding FixH family protein: protein MKGFFVLIGILALAISGCQAKAPVQPTKTPISVNQTCALFFSNSGLCAELTWIEKPQGPTKATFEIRFFQSSDPQQLTTSINYNVNVEFLMPSMGHGLGSRPFTMTETSPGLFTVTDVYFSMPGDWEITILLISNEQQIVDQSTYAFIL, encoded by the coding sequence ATGAAGGGGTTTTTCGTACTGATCGGAATACTTGCGCTTGCTATTAGCGGCTGCCAGGCAAAAGCACCAGTTCAACCCACAAAAACACCGATTTCTGTGAACCAAACATGCGCTTTGTTTTTTTCAAACTCAGGTTTGTGTGCTGAACTCACCTGGATTGAAAAACCACAGGGGCCGACCAAAGCCACTTTCGAAATTCGCTTTTTTCAGTCGAGCGATCCTCAACAATTGACCACTTCAATCAACTACAACGTAAATGTTGAATTCCTTATGCCTTCCATGGGGCATGGGTTAGGATCTAGGCCCTTTACAATGACTGAAACATCTCCTGGCCTATTCACTGTCACTGATGTTTACTTTTCCATGCCCGGCGACTGGGAAATCACCATTTTATTGATTTCAAACGAACAACAGATTGTAGATCAGTCTACCTATGCGTTTATTCTTTAA
- a CDS encoding GGDEF domain-containing protein, translating into MKQWMQKLIDQFDFDWRETSEGGSPVSVEMNEERATLIYIIDILNKHLIEVDKHPVRKVRETLDEFAKELVKPNQANLERVLFRFRQFFSSYRIDEVSYMQKTFDDFRSIIWDFVDQLSEDMSYERSADSEVKSSLDQLKEAVEANSIDILRTQSRLFIDFYTEYQTKKDERRLQRIKGIRDNLSLVKKQLVEANQNMRLDHLTSAYNRKSFDEQMQQHHKLHKLSQNSVSLLMLDIDHFKKFNDTYGHAIGDFVLVELVKLLHALFHRDADFVARIGGEEFAVILPDHKVEHAVKRAQQLLEKVRGEVFVQDGQKLSFTVSVGVAQLQSSESVDQWMKRADAALYESKNSGRNKFTVAEGEYGGYRAA; encoded by the coding sequence TTGAAACAGTGGATGCAAAAACTCATAGATCAATTTGATTTTGACTGGCGCGAGACCTCAGAGGGGGGCAGTCCTGTAAGTGTTGAAATGAATGAAGAGCGCGCTACTTTGATTTATATCATCGACATTCTAAATAAACACCTTATCGAAGTGGATAAGCATCCAGTGAGAAAGGTGCGCGAGACTCTTGATGAGTTTGCGAAAGAATTGGTTAAACCCAATCAAGCCAATCTTGAGCGAGTACTTTTTCGATTTCGTCAGTTTTTTTCAAGCTACCGAATTGACGAGGTCAGCTACATGCAAAAAACCTTTGATGATTTTCGTAGCATCATCTGGGACTTTGTCGATCAACTGAGCGAAGATATGAGCTACGAAAGAAGCGCGGACAGCGAAGTGAAATCCAGTCTCGACCAACTCAAGGAGGCCGTCGAGGCGAACTCTATTGACATTCTTCGGACCCAATCTCGCTTGTTTATAGATTTTTATACTGAGTATCAGACTAAGAAAGACGAGCGCCGTTTGCAGCGGATAAAAGGTATTAGAGATAATCTATCATTGGTGAAGAAACAGCTCGTTGAAGCCAATCAAAATATGCGTTTGGATCATTTAACGTCGGCTTACAATAGAAAAAGTTTTGACGAGCAGATGCAGCAGCATCACAAGCTCCACAAATTGAGTCAGAACTCCGTATCCTTGTTGATGTTGGATATTGATCACTTCAAAAAATTTAACGATACCTATGGTCACGCCATTGGTGACTTTGTCTTAGTCGAGCTGGTTAAGCTTTTACATGCTCTCTTTCACCGCGACGCCGACTTTGTGGCCCGAATCGGTGGTGAGGAATTTGCCGTCATTCTGCCTGATCATAAGGTCGAACATGCCGTGAAGCGGGCACAGCAGCTTCTAGAAAAAGTCAGGGGAGAAGTGTTTGTGCAGGACGGACAGAAACTGTCATTTACTGTGTCTGTAGGGGTTGCTCAGCTACAATCCAGTGAATCCGTAGACCAATGGATGAAGCGAGCCGATGCGGCCCTATATGAGTCGAAAAACTCAGGTCGAAACAAGTTCACCGTAGCCGAGGGCGAATACGGTGGCTACCGAGCCGCCTGA
- a CDS encoding YjbQ family protein, with the protein MVFQTRVEVPTDGRGLYHITEIVNGALKGDLPETGLLNIFVQHTSASLVIQENADQTAQADLEEFIERIVPRDQDWHRHTTEGPDDTTSHMKSSITATSLYVPIHQNKLALGSWQGIYLWEHRDQPHIRNLMLTVVS; encoded by the coding sequence ATGGTGTTTCAAACGCGTGTGGAGGTACCGACGGATGGACGAGGTCTCTACCATATAACTGAAATTGTGAATGGGGCCCTTAAAGGGGATTTGCCAGAAACGGGCTTGTTAAACATTTTTGTACAGCACACCTCAGCCTCGCTGGTCATTCAAGAAAATGCCGATCAAACAGCGCAGGCCGACCTTGAGGAATTTATCGAACGCATTGTTCCGCGAGATCAAGATTGGCATCGGCACACGACTGAGGGGCCAGATGATACAACTTCACATATGAAGTCATCAATTACGGCGACAAGTCTTTATGTGCCGATCCATCAAAACAAACTGGCGCTAGGAAGTTGGCAGGGCATATACCTTTGGGAGCACCGCGATCAGCCCCACATTCGAAATCTCATGCTTACTGTGGTGTCTTAG
- a CDS encoding rhomboid family intramembrane serine protease, giving the protein MRIVTYRQPIEHQRPKRRFKLVPLIVAINIVVFILWTTTATPRAENLMKMNFLVSALHLQLGLWWTAITSVFSHNMVWHLFLNMFVLVSFGTIMEKVMGRRSFMFFYLLAGIISSLSHCFVSTYFLDNPALPALGASGAIAGVLLVFSLVFPRQTILVFGLIPVPAIFGAMAFVALDLYGLFKQTQGGGLPIGHGAHLGGAFTGILYYFFYLRGHLRRRIMAQLARGELQ; this is encoded by the coding sequence ATGAGAATTGTAACTTACCGACAGCCCATAGAACACCAGCGTCCCAAGCGTCGCTTTAAGCTGGTACCGTTGATTGTGGCCATCAACATTGTGGTGTTTATTTTATGGACGACCACAGCCACGCCGAGAGCTGAAAACTTGATGAAAATGAATTTCTTGGTCAGCGCACTCCACCTTCAATTGGGTCTGTGGTGGACCGCGATCACCTCGGTGTTCTCCCACAATATGGTCTGGCATTTGTTTTTGAATATGTTTGTGTTAGTGAGTTTCGGCACAATTATGGAAAAGGTGATGGGCCGCCGGTCTTTTATGTTTTTCTACTTGCTGGCTGGCATCATTAGCTCTTTGAGTCACTGCTTTGTGAGCACCTACTTTTTAGACAATCCGGCACTCCCGGCTCTGGGTGCGTCCGGCGCCATAGCCGGTGTGTTATTGGTGTTTTCTCTGGTGTTTCCTCGCCAGACCATATTGGTTTTTGGGTTGATTCCCGTGCCAGCCATTTTTGGTGCGATGGCCTTTGTGGCTTTGGATTTGTATGGATTATTTAAGCAGACGCAAGGAGGCGGGTTGCCCATTGGGCATGGTGCGCACCTTGGGGGTGCATTTACGGGAATTCTTTATTACTTTTTTTATTTGCGTGGGCATTTACGCCGTAGAATAATGGCTCAATTAGCAAGAGGAGAGCTTCAATGA
- a CDS encoding DUF1543 domain-containing protein translates to MAYMNHMLIFFVAAESFAEARSKIKTHEEFKAKRMHVDGLQEIQAIDGFRVALQQDHAFEGKSKIINFKYRDLAPVSGKKI, encoded by the coding sequence ATGGCCTATATGAATCACATGCTAATTTTTTTTGTAGCAGCAGAGTCTTTTGCAGAAGCTAGATCTAAAATCAAAACGCACGAAGAGTTTAAGGCCAAACGAATGCACGTGGATGGCTTACAGGAAATCCAGGCCATTGATGGTTTTAGGGTAGCCTTGCAGCAGGACCATGCTTTTGAAGGGAAATCCAAGATCATTAATTTCAAGTACAGAGATCTTGCACCGGTTTCTGGTAAAAAAATCTAG
- a CDS encoding redoxin domain-containing protein, with translation MIQKIAIRLLFLGAAFAISILAFAETPPAEISGRDLVTGKDFHFDIKQKPTALVFLSARCPCSNSHIEHINKLAKQHPSVQFVGVHSNQNESVSESHAYFSKYHLSFPVIHDNDAALANAVGALKTPHVFVYDTTLTLRYRGGVTSSSQMEKAKKLHLSDFLSEFERGSATLLTEVRSLGCYIKRK, from the coding sequence ATGATTCAAAAAATTGCTATTCGCCTTCTTTTTCTGGGGGCTGCTTTTGCCATTAGTATCCTTGCTTTTGCTGAAACTCCTCCAGCCGAAATTTCAGGGCGCGACCTCGTCACAGGAAAAGATTTTCACTTTGATATCAAACAAAAACCGACGGCTTTGGTATTTTTGTCGGCCCGCTGCCCTTGTTCAAATAGCCACATTGAGCACATTAATAAATTGGCAAAACAACACCCCTCTGTGCAGTTTGTGGGTGTTCATTCCAATCAAAATGAGTCCGTCTCTGAATCCCATGCTTATTTTTCAAAATATCACCTATCGTTTCCTGTCATTCATGATAACGATGCCGCTTTAGCCAATGCCGTCGGGGCTTTGAAAACGCCCCACGTGTTTGTGTACGATACGACGTTGACTCTACGGTATCGCGGCGGCGTAACCAGCTCTAGCCAAATGGAGAAGGCAAAAAAACTTCACCTTTCTGATTTTTTATCTGAATTTGAACGTGGTTCAGCAACTTTGCTCACCGAAGTTCGATCGTTGGGCTGTTATATCAAAAGAAAGTAG
- a CDS encoding DUF2341 domain-containing protein, translating into MAALISGLLLVLIVGCGQFPTDTGLRASNALCSGVNPVKPLPGLPTLLNNIFYPMAGIQDPSEDCDFTYRRTITLDTATDQDDKQVKIIIDSSNFDYANALSDGADLRFLDQSYNIFDHWIEVWDTTGTSIVWVRVPTSGTDEFFMHYGNTSATDASDAGATFSYTSARAIYWELQNSGTHTKSMASYSQANTVTVQTSGGPSTVVIGKNSVGAVASAIQGAISVTGAISGRALDSGGGRDTISALTLRGQIFGYPISRGTDRWEILNPGTADANISITNYNGSGGLLGTTNTVITAGQLLEVAADVTFGILESDQNILAGYSVNNATDGMTLVPASTQLVGVNSNTGSLGVTQDGTTGTIYYSTGAIVPFSGDRGDSITVNVGTATQGQAAAVNIIANQPIVAVAQADSDGSDTCSFWPPSEFSRDYVLPADSQYIAAATLYDSTITVYNADTTVYGSCTATSDGLTPHKCWFGRTGSGIEFNAGTRISSDKPFYIYYEYSDQDETNILGPKQGRLLSDIEPVATVGPEYEVY; encoded by the coding sequence ATGGCGGCTCTAATATCAGGACTCCTATTAGTTTTGATTGTGGGATGTGGACAGTTCCCTACCGATACGGGTCTTCGGGCGTCGAATGCTCTTTGTAGCGGAGTTAACCCCGTAAAACCCCTTCCTGGCCTGCCAACACTTTTGAACAACATTTTTTATCCCATGGCGGGAATCCAAGACCCCAGCGAAGACTGTGACTTCACCTATCGGCGTACCATCACGTTAGATACTGCCACAGATCAAGACGACAAACAGGTGAAAATCATAATTGATAGCTCCAACTTTGATTACGCCAATGCACTCAGTGATGGTGCGGACCTTCGCTTTTTGGATCAGTCGTATAATATCTTCGATCATTGGATCGAAGTTTGGGACACCACGGGTACCTCTATCGTCTGGGTGAGAGTTCCAACGTCTGGCACAGATGAGTTTTTCATGCACTACGGAAACACATCTGCCACCGATGCATCTGATGCAGGTGCCACTTTTAGCTACACCTCAGCCCGCGCCATTTATTGGGAACTGCAAAACAGTGGGACGCACACAAAAAGTATGGCCAGTTATAGCCAAGCCAATACGGTCACGGTGCAAACATCAGGTGGCCCATCCACTGTGGTCATTGGCAAAAACTCTGTGGGTGCCGTGGCCAGCGCCATTCAAGGCGCGATCAGTGTTACTGGCGCCATTTCCGGCCGAGCTTTAGATAGCGGTGGTGGTCGCGATACCATTTCTGCACTCACTTTGCGTGGCCAGATCTTTGGCTATCCCATCTCTCGGGGAACAGATCGCTGGGAAATTCTAAACCCCGGCACCGCAGATGCAAACATCTCGATTACAAATTACAACGGCTCTGGCGGACTTCTTGGCACAACCAACACGGTCATCACCGCAGGGCAATTGTTAGAAGTCGCAGCTGACGTGACCTTCGGAATTTTAGAGAGTGATCAAAATATTCTTGCAGGGTACTCCGTCAATAATGCCACGGACGGAATGACACTGGTACCAGCCTCTACTCAACTCGTAGGGGTTAACTCAAACACGGGATCTCTGGGTGTGACCCAGGACGGGACCACCGGCACTATTTACTATAGCACGGGAGCCATTGTTCCCTTCTCAGGAGATCGCGGTGACAGTATCACAGTCAATGTTGGTACTGCCACTCAGGGGCAGGCGGCAGCAGTGAATATCATTGCCAATCAACCCATTGTGGCCGTCGCCCAGGCCGACTCGGATGGAAGCGACACCTGCAGTTTTTGGCCCCCCTCAGAGTTTAGCCGCGACTATGTGTTACCCGCAGATAGCCAATATATCGCAGCCGCAACTCTCTATGACAGCACCATCACTGTGTATAATGCCGACACCACCGTTTATGGAAGCTGTACGGCCACCTCTGATGGACTCACGCCGCACAAATGTTGGTTTGGGCGCACAGGCTCGGGAATAGAATTCAACGCCGGTACACGAATTTCTTCAGATAAACCCTTTTACATTTATTACGAGTACTCCGACCAAGATGAAACAAATATACTTGGTCCCAAGCAGGGGCGGCTTCTTTCAGACATTGAGCCCGTAGCCACTGTGGGGCCCGAGTATGAGGTCTATTAA
- a CDS encoding S8 family serine peptidase, with product MKSLPRVLVLRWHVGGTIFILFTSVFARAIERPVQLESPKIQKEPSIKQVSVIESDPAMSLKWGLKDIETSKAWQLQQGSRRVVVAVIDTGIDPWHVDLRKNLWQNPGETGVDSKGRNKETNGVDDDKNGFVDDVHGWNFASNNSDITDHHGHGSHIAGIIGADGGNGVGVSGVSPNVSLMILKYYDPKAMGQQTLFNTVRAIEYAIKMGAHIINYSGGGLTSSVMEYQALKKAADQNVLVVAAAGNEASNSDHKPFYPADYDLPNILSVTAIDNQSKLLPTSNYGKHTVDIAAPGNEIYSTLHGGQYGYMTGTSQATAFVSGVAALLIAMHPHLNDPKILVPYLLATADKSTKKGLDYRYRTKLNSYRALIMKGDEFNAEGQVVKRVEGVSASEGHDRSVEVAKILRAYLNEKQAPRMPAKE from the coding sequence ATGAAAAGCCTGCCGCGAGTTTTAGTTTTGCGGTGGCACGTCGGAGGAACAATCTTTATTCTTTTCACATCAGTATTTGCAAGGGCGATTGAACGACCTGTTCAGTTAGAGTCGCCAAAAATCCAAAAAGAACCATCAATCAAACAGGTATCAGTTATTGAGAGCGATCCTGCCATGTCACTAAAATGGGGTCTAAAAGATATTGAGACTTCCAAAGCTTGGCAGTTGCAGCAGGGCAGTCGTCGGGTGGTTGTGGCTGTAATCGATACGGGTATTGATCCATGGCATGTGGACTTACGAAAAAACCTTTGGCAGAACCCAGGAGAAACTGGCGTGGACTCCAAAGGACGAAACAAAGAAACCAATGGAGTTGACGATGATAAAAACGGTTTTGTCGATGATGTACATGGTTGGAACTTCGCCTCTAACAATAGTGATATTACAGATCATCACGGCCATGGCAGTCATATCGCAGGTATTATCGGCGCCGATGGCGGAAATGGTGTGGGCGTTAGTGGTGTTTCGCCCAATGTAAGCCTAATGATTTTAAAATACTATGATCCGAAAGCTATGGGTCAGCAAACGCTGTTTAATACGGTGAGGGCCATTGAGTATGCTATAAAAATGGGGGCCCACATCATCAATTATTCAGGTGGTGGCCTCACATCTTCCGTAATGGAGTACCAGGCCCTTAAAAAAGCCGCTGATCAAAATGTGTTGGTGGTGGCCGCTGCTGGAAATGAGGCCAGCAATTCAGACCACAAACCCTTTTATCCTGCGGACTATGATCTACCCAATATCTTGTCAGTGACGGCCATCGACAACCAAAGTAAATTGTTGCCAACAAGCAACTACGGAAAACATACAGTAGATATTGCGGCACCAGGAAATGAGATTTACTCCACTTTGCATGGAGGACAATATGGCTACATGACGGGTACTTCTCAAGCCACGGCTTTTGTGTCAGGAGTGGCGGCATTGCTCATTGCCATGCATCCGCACCTGAACGACCCCAAGATCTTGGTGCCCTATCTTCTGGCCACAGCCGACAAAAGCACCAAAAAGGGATTGGACTATCGGTATCGAACCAAACTCAACAGCTACCGGGCCCTCATAATGAAGGGAGATGAATTCAATGCAGAAGGCCAGGTTGTCAAGAGAGTCGAGGGTGTGTCAGCGTCAGAGGGTCATGACCGGTCGGTGGAAGTAGCAAAAATACTACGTGCCTACTTAAACGAAAAACAAGCCCCCCGCATGCCAGCCAAGGAGTGA